A genomic stretch from Coregonus clupeaformis isolate EN_2021a chromosome 23, ASM2061545v1, whole genome shotgun sequence includes:
- the LOC121536807 gene encoding beta-1,3-galactosyltransferase 1-like encodes MPSKVSCLYVLTVVCWASALWYLGISRPTSSYVSGQMSLPIRKTVKTLKNTTFSNMRTRTLNPHTFDFVINEPKKCETNTPFLVILISTTHKDFDARQAIRETWGDESTYSDIRIITLFLLGRNTDAVLNQMVEQESQIFHDIVVEDFIDSYHNLTLKTLMGMRWVATFCSQAQYVMKTDSDIFVNMDNLVYKLLKPTTKPKRRYFTGYVINGGPIRDMRSKWYMPRDLYPEAKYPPFCSGTGYVFSVDVAELIYKTSLHTRLLHLEDVYVGLCLRKLGIHPYQNSGFNHWKMAYSLCRYRRVITVHQISPEEMHRIWNDMSSKKHLRC; translated from the coding sequence ATGCCTTCAAAAGTCTCATGCTTGTACGTGTTGACAGTCGTTTGCTGGGCAAGTGCTCTTTGGTACTTGGGTATATCCCGCCCGACATCCTCATATGTCAGTGGGCAGATGTCTTTGCCTATTCGGAAGACTGTGAAAACCCTTAAGAACACTACGTTCAGCAACATGCGGACGCGAACGCTGAACCCACACACCTTTGACTTTGTCATCAACGAGCCTAAGAAATGTGAGACGAACACGCCCTTCCTGGTCATCCTGATCAGCACCACACACAAAGACTTTGATGCCCGTCAGGCCATCCGGGAGACCTGGGGCGATGAGAGCACCTACAGCGACATCCGCATCATCACCCTCTTCCTGCTGGGCCGCAACACGGACGCCGTCCTCAACCAGATGGTGGAACAGGAGAGCCAGATCTTCCACGACATTGTGGTGGAGGACTTCATAGACTCATACCACAACCTCACCCTCAAGACCCTGATGGGCATGCGCTGGGTGGCCACCTTCTGCTCCCAGGCCCAGTACGTCATGAAGACAGACAGCGACATCTTTGTCAACATGGACAATCTGGTCTATAAGCTTCTGAAGCCCACCACCAAGCCCAAGAGGAGGTACTTCACGGGCTACGTCATCAACGGAGGTCCCATCAGAGACATGCGCAGTAAGTGGTACATGCCCAGAGACCTGTACCCAGAGGCTAAGTACCCCCCGTTCTGCTCGGGCACGGGGTATGTGTTCTCAGTGGACGTGGCTGAGCTGATCTATAAGACCTCGCTGCACACCAGACTGCTCCACCTGGAGGATGTGTACGTGGGACTGTGTCTGAGGAAGCTGGGCATCCACCCCTATCAGAACAGTGGCTTCAATCACTGGAAAATGGCCTACAGCCTGTGCAGGTACCGTCGTGTTATCACTGTCCATCAGATCTCACCGGAAGAAATGCACCGAATCTGGAACGACATGTCCAGCAAGAAACACCTCAGATGCTAG